The following are from one region of the bacterium genome:
- the radA gene encoding DNA repair protein RadA → MYRCLSCDYSSSKWFGRCPGCGEWNTFTEEVVEEYRKEESPLLFKLPEIEIKEEEKIKSGISEFDSVLGGGIVLGSLVLIGGDPGIGKSTLLLQVSGELAKENKVLYVSGEESYQQIKIRADRLSISSENLYISSYNKITHILDQLEKIEVKVIVIDSIQAIYHPSLPSAPGTVSQIKVCTSFLSGIAKQRNIPIFIVGHVTKEGSIAGPKLLEHMVDTVLYFEGDKNHIFRILRAYKNRFGSTNEIGVFLMEEKGLSEVKNPSLAFLSERPKGASGSVVSCTVEGSRPILIEIQALATPTIYGMARRDTLGVNYNRILLLLAVLEKRMGYNLSTYDLFVNIAGGIGSSEPAIDLGICSAIVSSFKEKPIDEKIALVGEVGLSGEIRGISNIEKRIEEASKLGFSSCFLPKSNLDKIKEKQIELIGVSNIKEAFSLLFP, encoded by the coding sequence ATGTATAGATGCTTGTCCTGTGATTATTCCTCCTCCAAATGGTTTGGAAGGTGCCCTGGCTGTGGAGAATGGAATACCTTTACAGAAGAGGTAGTAGAAGAATATAGAAAGGAGGAATCCCCCCTTTTATTTAAGCTTCCAGAAATAGAGATCAAGGAAGAAGAGAAGATAAAATCTGGAATTTCTGAGTTTGATTCTGTGCTGGGAGGAGGAATAGTTTTGGGCTCTTTAGTCCTTATTGGAGGAGACCCAGGGATTGGAAAATCAACCCTTCTTCTTCAGGTATCAGGAGAGCTCGCAAAGGAAAATAAGGTGCTTTATGTAAGTGGAGAGGAATCTTACCAACAGATAAAGATAAGGGCAGATAGGCTTTCTATCTCATCAGAAAATTTATACATCTCATCCTACAACAAGATTACCCATATTTTAGACCAGCTTGAGAAAATAGAGGTTAAGGTAATTGTCATTGATTCAATCCAGGCAATATACCACCCAAGCCTACCATCTGCCCCTGGAACGGTCTCTCAGATAAAGGTCTGCACAAGCTTTCTCTCTGGCATTGCCAAACAGAGGAATATCCCCATATTCATTGTTGGTCATGTAACAAAGGAGGGTTCAATTGCAGGGCCTAAGCTCCTTGAGCATATGGTTGACACAGTGCTTTATTTTGAGGGAGATAAAAATCATATTTTTAGAATTTTAAGGGCTTACAAAAATAGGTTTGGCTCAACCAATGAGATAGGCGTATTCTTAATGGAAGAAAAGGGGCTTTCTGAGGTAAAAAACCCATCCTTAGCATTCTTATCAGAAAGACCAAAAGGTGCATCTGGCTCTGTTGTTTCCTGCACAGTTGAGGGAAGCAGACCCATTCTTATTGAAATTCAAGCCCTTGCTACGCCAACCATCTATGGAATGGCAAGGAGGGATACATTGGGTGTAAATTATAACAGGATTTTGCTCCTTTTGGCTGTTTTGGAAAAGAGGATGGGCTATAACCTTTCAACCTATGACCTATTTGTCAATATTGCAGGTGGAATAGGAAGCTCTGAGCCTGCAATAGACCTTGGAATATGCTCTGCCATTGTCTCATCATTTAAGGAAAAGCCAATAGATGAGAAGATAGCCCTGGTGGGAGAGGTTGGCCTTTCTGGTGAGATAAGGGGCATATCAAATATAGAAAAGAGGATAGAGGAGGCATCAAAGCTTGGATTTTCTTCCTGCTTTCTTCCCAAATCAAATTTAGATAAGATAAAGGAGAAGCAAATAGAGCTAATCGGTGTATCAAACATCAAAGAAGCCTTTTCTTTGCTGTTTCCTTAA
- a CDS encoding TIGR00725 family protein, whose amino-acid sequence MIRIGVIGGENPKGEILSLAYETGKEIARNNCILICGGLSGIMEAACKGAKEEKGLTIGILPGIDAASSNPYVDIPIVTGIGYARNIIVVLSSCAIIAIDGSYGTLSEIAYGLQFKKPIIGLYTWDFSYELAEIPLIKANSPKSAVSQAIAKAKLQCV is encoded by the coding sequence ATGATTAGAATTGGTGTTATTGGTGGTGAAAATCCAAAAGGCGAAATCCTTTCCCTTGCCTATGAAACAGGAAAAGAAATAGCAAGGAATAATTGTATCCTTATCTGTGGAGGGCTTTCTGGGATAATGGAGGCAGCCTGTAAAGGGGCAAAAGAGGAAAAGGGATTAACGATTGGAATTCTACCAGGCATTGATGCGGCTTCTTCTAATCCATATGTTGATATTCCCATTGTAACAGGCATTGGCTATGCAAGAAATATAATTGTTGTCCTATCATCTTGTGCAATTATTGCCATTGATGGAAGCTATGGGACACTATCTGAGATAGCCTATGGCCTACAATTTAAAAAGCCTATTATTGGCTTATATACCTGGGATTTCTCCTATGAGCTTGCAGAGATTCCACTCATCAAAGCAAATTCCCCAAAATCTGCTGTTTCGCAAGCCATTGCAAAGGCTAAATTGCAATGCGTTTAG
- a CDS encoding DUF4258 domain-containing protein: protein MLFSKHALLKIEEREIGKSLIEKVIEKPDFLFYDIITKSMVAIGKVEMARTETYLVIPFVKEGEQIKVVTIYPCKNIEKEINKKEAKRWIKIR, encoded by the coding sequence ATGCTTTTTTCTAAACATGCTCTTTTAAAAATTGAAGAGAGGGAAATTGGTAAAAGTTTAATTGAGAAGGTGATTGAAAAACCCGATTTTCTTTTTTATGATATTATCACTAAAAGTATGGTAGCAATAGGAAAGGTAGAAATGGCAAGAACAGAGACCTATTTAGTAATCCCTTTTGTGAAAGAGGGTGAACAAATAAAAGTGGTGACCATATATCCTTGTAAGAATATAGAAAAAGAGATAAATAAAAAGGAGGCAAAAAGATGGATAAAAATAAGATGA
- the leuS gene encoding leucine--tRNA ligase, whose protein sequence is MTYPFFEIEKKIQEFWEKEGFFRKKGKEKFYLLEMFPYPSGKIHIGHVRNYCIGDTIARYKRLKGFDVLYPMGWDAFGLPAENAAIEKDIHPAKWTKDNISYMKSQLKRLGLSYDWEREIATCDREYYRWNQWLFLKLYQKGLVYRKKEDVNWCPKCKTVLANEQVINGDCWRCNSFITTKSLEQWFFKITEYAERLLDDLKLLGKWPENVITMQKNWIGKSIGCEIFFKEEKGGKIIPVFTTRPDTIFGATYLTLAPQYPLVEEIEKKEVREFVERAKTRVSPDKMEKEGIFTDLYAINPVNQEKIPIWIANYVLMEYGTGAIMAVPAHDSRDFDFAKKYGLPIKMVVRAQGSGVGGQEREGAYEGEGILVNSGQFNGMSSKEAIDAITDWMEKNGMGRKTINYRLRDWLVSRQRYWGTPIPIVYCFQCGIVPVPEEDLPVELPLDTKPGQNLREIDEFLNCKCPNCGKDAKRETDTMDTFVDSSWYFLRYLTPNCDNLPVLKKEADYWMSVDQYIGGIEHAILHLLYARFFTKVMKDLGLISIDEPFKNLLAQGMVIKDGAKMSKSKGNVVDPDKIIEEYGADSTRLFILFAAPPEKELEWNDKGIAGCFRFLNRIYKIKVRGSEDQRIRGSEERFYALIHKTIKEVSEDIERFHFNTAIAHLMEFLNEIEDGLLTKDIFKTFLVLLFPFAPHISSYLWKEHFEGRIEDEPWPSYDEALIEEKESTIIIQINGKLKGKITIPSNLSPNETKKRAMDEIKDKIKGEIKDIILVPGRLVNVVVS, encoded by the coding sequence ATGACATACCCATTTTTTGAAATAGAAAAAAAAATCCAAGAATTCTGGGAAAAAGAGGGTTTTTTTAGAAAAAAGGGAAAAGAAAAATTCTACTTGCTGGAGATGTTTCCCTATCCCTCGGGAAAAATCCACATTGGCCATGTCAGGAATTATTGCATAGGCGATACAATTGCAAGATATAAAAGATTAAAGGGCTTTGATGTCCTCTATCCCATGGGATGGGATGCATTTGGCTTACCGGCTGAAAATGCTGCAATTGAAAAGGACATACACCCTGCTAAATGGACAAAGGATAATATCAGCTATATGAAAAGCCAGCTTAAAAGGCTTGGGCTTTCCTATGATTGGGAAAGGGAGATTGCAACCTGCGATAGGGAATATTATAGATGGAATCAATGGCTATTTTTAAAGCTATATCAAAAGGGGTTGGTTTATAGAAAAAAGGAGGATGTAAATTGGTGTCCTAAATGCAAGACTGTTTTGGCAAATGAACAGGTTATAAACGGCGATTGCTGGAGATGCAATTCTTTTATTACCACAAAAAGCTTAGAGCAATGGTTTTTTAAGATTACCGAATATGCAGAAAGGCTTTTAGATGATCTAAAATTGCTTGGGAAATGGCCTGAAAATGTCATTACTATGCAGAAGAATTGGATTGGAAAGAGCATTGGGTGCGAGATATTCTTTAAAGAGGAAAAGGGAGGAAAAATAATCCCTGTATTTACAACCAGGCCAGATACAATCTTTGGAGCAACCTATTTGACATTAGCGCCGCAATACCCATTGGTAGAGGAGATAGAGAAAAAGGAGGTAAGGGAATTTGTAGAAAGGGCAAAAACTAGGGTATCGCCTGACAAAATGGAAAAAGAGGGAATATTTACAGACCTGTATGCCATAAATCCCGTAAATCAGGAAAAAATACCCATCTGGATTGCAAATTATGTCTTGATGGAATACGGAACAGGTGCGATTATGGCTGTTCCTGCTCATGACTCAAGGGATTTTGATTTTGCAAAGAAATATGGGCTTCCAATAAAAATGGTAGTCAGGGCTCAGGGGTCAGGGGTCGGAGGTCAGGAAAGGGAAGGGGCGTATGAAGGGGAAGGGATTTTGGTTAATTCTGGTCAATTTAATGGAATGTCAAGCAAAGAGGCAATTGATGCAATAACAGATTGGATGGAAAAAAATGGAATGGGAAGAAAAACCATAAACTACAGGCTCAGGGATTGGCTTGTCTCTCGGCAAAGGTATTGGGGAACACCCATTCCCATTGTATATTGCTTTCAATGCGGCATAGTTCCTGTTCCTGAAGAAGACCTTCCGGTAGAGCTTCCTTTGGATACAAAGCCGGGGCAAAACCTTCGGGAAATTGATGAATTTTTAAATTGCAAATGCCCAAATTGTGGAAAGGATGCCAAGCGGGAGACAGATACAATGGATACATTTGTTGATTCCTCTTGGTATTTCTTGAGGTATCTTACACCCAATTGCGATAACCTTCCTGTCCTAAAGAAAGAGGCAGACTATTGGATGAGCGTAGACCAATACATTGGAGGGATTGAACATGCCATTTTGCATCTTTTGTATGCCAGGTTCTTTACCAAGGTAATGAAGGATTTGGGGCTTATCTCAATAGATGAGCCATTTAAAAACTTATTGGCACAAGGAATGGTTATAAAGGATGGTGCGAAGATGTCAAAATCCAAAGGCAATGTGGTTGACCCAGATAAAATTATAGAGGAATATGGAGCAGATAGCACAAGGCTCTTTATTCTATTTGCCGCACCACCAGAAAAGGAGCTTGAATGGAATGATAAGGGCATAGCGGGATGCTTTAGGTTTTTAAATAGAATATATAAAATAAAAGTCAGAGGGTCAGAGGATCAGAGGATCAGAGGATCAGAAGAAAGATTTTATGCCTTGATACATAAGACAATAAAGGAGGTATCGGAGGATATAGAGAGATTCCATTTTAATACAGCCATAGCCCACCTTATGGAATTTCTCAATGAAATAGAAGATGGCTTGCTCACGAAGGATATATTCAAAACATTTCTGGTCCTTCTCTTTCCATTTGCCCCGCATATCTCATCTTACCTTTGGAAGGAGCATTTTGAAGGAAGGATAGAGGATGAACCCTGGCCATCCTACGATGAAGCCTTAATCGAGGAAAAAGAGAGCACTATCATAATCCAGATAAATGGGAAGCTTAAGGGAAAGATTACCATTCCCTCTAATTTAAGCCCTAATGAAACAAAAAAAAGGGCAATGGATGAGATAAAGGATAAGATTAAGGGAGAGATTAAGGATATAATCCTTGTCCCAGGAAGGCTTGTGAATGTTGTGGTTAGCTGA
- a CDS encoding DUF2283 domain-containing protein: MDKNKMKLWYDEELDVLYISFKKGVAIDSKELEEGVKVEYGGRGEIMGVEVLGVSRLLAPMLKRRIEESISQSLVH; the protein is encoded by the coding sequence ATGGATAAAAATAAGATGAAGCTATGGTATGATGAAGAGCTAGATGTTTTATATATATCCTTCAAAAAGGGAGTAGCCATAGATTCTAAAGAGCTAGAAGAAGGAGTAAAAGTAGAATATGGAGGTAGAGGTGAGATTATGGGTGTTGAAGTATTGGGAGTTTCAAGACTACTGGCTCCAATGCTTAAAAGAAGAATAGAAGAAAGTATTTCCCAATCTCTAGTTCACTAG